The Streptomyces pratensis genomic interval GTCCCGTCCGGACTCGCCGAGGACGAGGTGATGGTGGCGGTCGTCCCGCGCACCGGCCGTGTGCTCGACCCGGCGCAGGTGGCGAGACACTGCGCGACGGAGCTCCCCGCGTTCGCGGTGCCACGGTATGTGGACGTGGTCGCGGCGTTGCCGCTCACCGAGACGGGAAAGGTACGCAAGTCCGTGCTGCGGGGGCGGGGGGTGACCGGGGAGACGTGGGACCGGTGCGGGTAGAGCGCGTACCGGCAGGGCGCGGGGCATGGGCATGTTTCGGGGGCGTGGGAACCCCGACCGGCTCCCACGCCCCCTCACCCGGGCGACGACGTACAGCCCCAAGCTTTCACCCGGGCAACAACACCGCCCGCCCCCGCACCCGCCCGCCGCGCAGGGCGTCGAGTGCCGTGGAAGCGTCTGCCAGCCCGAACTCCTGGACATTCAAGTGCAGTTCACCCTCAGCGAGCCGCCGGACCAGGTCACCGGAAACCTCGCGGGCCCGGCGCTCCTGGCGGATCATGTTCACCGGCACCAGTGCCACCTCGTCGAGCAGCCAGCTCGGCAGATCGAGCTCCACGCCCGAGCCCGCCACATACCCGATGACCACGGCGCGTCCGCCCTGCCGCACCCACCGGCTGCGGCCGACAAGGCCGGCGCCGCCGAGCGTGTCGACGAGCAGCGAGGCCGACCGGTCCCGGGCGAGACCCGCCGCGTCCTCCAGCGTCACGGCCTCCGCGCCCTTCGGCACGTCGGCCAGCTGGTCCTCCCGGCCGACCACACCGGTCACCCGCGCGCCCGCGGCCAGCGCCTGCTGCGCCACCATCGCGCCTACCGCGCCGGCGGCGCCGACCACGACTACGTCCTCGTCCGGGCCGATCCGGGCGACGTCGTGCAGAGCCACGTACGCGGTCGTGGCGGGGACGAAGAAGCTCGCTGCCACAGCGGGGGCGAGTGGAGCCGCGAGCGGGGTGACGGCCTTGCGCTTGACGCTGACGCGCTCCGCCCACGTGCCGTCGCGCAGGAGGCCCAGGCCGCCACCGCGCAGCACGACCTGCGTGCCCGGTGTGAGGCCGGAGTCGGCGTCGGCCTCCAGGACCGTGCCCGCCCCCTCGACACCGCCGACGTACGGCAGTGCGGGCTTCAGCTCGAAGTCGCCGGTGGCGACGGTGGCGTCGAGGTGCGAGACGCCGCCCGCCGTGACCTGGACGAGGACCTCGCCCGGTGCGCGAACGGGCTCCGGGACCTCGTCGAGGACCGGAGCGGCGCCCCACGCGTGGAACCGTACGGCCCGCATCAGCCGGCCGCCTTGGCGATGAATTCGAGGCTGATGGGGTTGTAACGTTCGGCCTGCTCGTGCTGCGGCCAGTGCCCGCAGTCCTCGAACAGTTCAAGGCGTGAACCGCGGATGCCCTCGTGCAGCGCTGTCGCCTCGGGGGTGTCGCCGAACGGGTTCTGCCGTCCCCACACCACCAGCGTCGGCTGGGTGATCCGGGCCAGGTGCTCGGGGCGCAGCAGGTTGCGCTGACGGCGTTCCATGTCCTGGAGGGAGAGGAGGTTGTCGACGCCCGCGACGAACTCCGGCGTGTGGTAGATCGCGTGCCGGACCTCGACCAGTTCCTCGGTCGCGGAGGCGTCGTCGGCCATGAGCAGCCGCATCCGCTTGCGGGTCAGGTCGATGTCGTCGGAGGTGACGGCCTTCTTGGTGCTGGTGCGGATGCGGTCCATGACCTCCGGGTTGGCCACGGTGCCGCCCGAGCAGAGGAGCTGGAGGCTGCGAATCCGCTCGGGGTGTTCGATGGCGGCGCGGGCGCCGACCCAGCCGCCCAGGGACTCGCCGACGACGTGCACGCTGTCGACACCGACGGCGTCCAGGTAGTCGAGGAGGTGAGTGACGTAGTCGCCGATCTCGTACGGCTTGTCGGGCTTGCCGGTGTAGCCGTGGCCGAGCATGTCGATGGCGTGCAGGTCGTAGGCGGCGTGCGCGGTGATGTTGCGCGCGAACGCCTCCAGGTGGCCGCTGGTGCCGTGCAGGAAGACGACGGCCTGGGCGTCCGGGTCGCCGGCGCGCAGGGTGCGGGTGGGGACACCACCTGCGTCGACGTACTCGACGCGGAAGGGGGTGGGGCTGATCTCGGTCCAGATGGACATGTGCACTCCGTAAGACGGTCGGGGAGGGTGGGAAAGCTTCAGTTCCAGGAATCGAGGAAGCCGCTGACCACCGAGTGGTACGCCTCGGGGCGTTCCTCCTGGAGGTGATGGGAGGCGTGGTCCATCACGTGGAGGTTCCCGCCGGGCACCATGCGGGCGAGCATCAGTGGGTAGTCCGGGGTGAGGAACGCGTCCTGCATGCCCCACATGAACAGCGTCGGAGCCTGGATCCGGCCCAGCTCCTCGGTGAGGTCCTGCCAGTCGCCTCGCGGCGAGTCGGACATGGCCGCGAGCGCGCGCTCGCCTTCGTCGAGGCTCTGCTCGTAGCGCAGCGTCAGCGTCTCCTCGGGGAGCTTCGCGCCGTCGTACCACTCCAGCTTTGTGATGAGCTGGCGCATCTTCTCGCGGGTCGGGCCCTCGCCGCCGTAGTAGACGTCCCGGGCCGTGCGGCCGCGGTGGCCGTTCTCGGGAAGCGGGGCGAGCGGGCCGTAGAAGACGGGCATGCTGCCGGTGATGACGAGGGACCGGACCCTGTCCGGGTACTTCGCCGCGAGGTTGAGGGCGATGGTGCCGCCCCACGAGTTGCACACGAAGTCCGCGCGGTCGACGCCGAGCGTGTCGAGGAGACCGACCGTCCTCGCCGCGTGGTGGTCCCACATCGGGCCCTCGATGCGGGACTTCTCCGATTTGCCGTACTGGTGGATGTCGACGAGCAGACAGCGCCGGTCGGCCGCGAACAGGGGCGCGACGGGCCCGAAGTCGCTCCACGCGGTGCATCCGGGTCCGCCACCGTGCAAAAACACCGTGTCGGGCCCCGATCCGAGGTCGTGGTAGTGGTAGCGGATGCCCGCGCCGTCCGCGTAGCGGCTCTCCGGTGCTGGTGACATGCGAGTCCTTCCGTACGAATGCGGGGGTACGGTGTCGAGCCCATCACCGCGCCGGGCGTGGGCCCAGCTCCTCGGTCCGCTCAGTGAACCCCTCCCGCTGGGCGGCTCACTGGGCGGTGTATCCGCCGTCCACGTGCACCACCGCACCGGTGGTGAAGGATGATCCGGCGGCGAGCAGGGGGAGTACCGCGTGCGCGACGTCCTCGGGTCTGCCCCAGCGGCCCAGCGGCACCTTGGTGGTGAAGGCGGCCTGGGCGGCGGCATCGCTGGAGGTGTCGCCCTCGTTCATGGGCGTACGCACGGGGCCGGGGGCAACGCAGTTCACGGTGACGCCGGTTCCGGCGACCTCCAGGGCCACCGACCGGGTGAGCGCGGCGACCGCGCCCTTGGTGGCGGCGTATCCGCCACGCTCGGGGGCGCCGGTCGAACCGAGCACGGAGCCGATCGTGACGATGCGCCCGTGACCGGCGTCGAGCATGCCGGGCAGGACCGCGCGGATCGCCAGCCACGTCCCTATGACGTTGGTGTCGAGAGCGGCTCGGAAGTCGTCAGGCGTCAGGGCGAGCACCGAGCCGCGGGCCAGGCGTCCGGCTGCCGTCACCAGGCCGGTGACCGGCCCCCAACGGTCCGTCGCCAGGCCCACGGCCTCGGCCAGCGCCTCCGGTTCCGTGGTGTCCGCGACGAGCGAGAGGTGCGTGTTCCCGGGAGTGCGCCCGAGCCGGTGCCCCGCCGTGCGGCACCGTTCCGCTGAACGCCCGGTGACCACGACGGGCCTCCCGGCGCGGGCTACGGCCTCGGCGACCGCGAGGCCGATCCCGCTCGTGCCGCCCGTGATGAGCACGGGCCCGGCCTGTGTGACTTCCTCGATGTGGTGTGCACAGATCATCCGGCGAGCATGCGGAACGGCCGGGGATACGCCAACGCGGGTGGTCCGGCCACCGGGCCACCCGCGTCGGGCCTGTCGTCACCGCCCGGTGAACACCGGCGCCCGCTTGTCGAGGAATGCCTGAAGCCCCTCCGCCGCGTCGGCCGTCCCGGTCAGGTCGGCGACGCCCCTCTCCTCGCGTTCCAGGGCCTGTTCGACGGGCAGCCCGTACCCCTCGTCGACGACTCGTTTGAGCAGCCCGATGGCTGCCGTGGGCTGCGCGGCGAGCCGACGGGCCCGTTCGGCCACCACCGTGTCGAACTCGGTCTGCTCCACCACGAGATCGACGAGTCCGAGCTCCAGAGCGCGCTGCGGCCTCAGACCTTCCCCCTCGATCATCAGCCGCTTCGCCATGTGCGGGCCGACCAGCCGGGGGAGGCGCTGACTGCCGCCTGCCCCGGGGAACAGCCCGAGCCGCATCTCCGGGAAGCCGAACGTGGCCTCCGCCGACAGGACCCGCAGATCGCAGGCGAGTGCCAACTCGGCCCCTCCGCCGAGCGCGTGGCCGTTCATCGCCGCCACGACCGGCTTGGGTGCCTGCTCGATCACCCGCTGTACGTCGATCCAGCGGCGCATCTTCGCCTGGTTCGCCGCGGAGAGGTCGCGCATCACTGCGATGTCGGCGCCCGCGATGAAGAACCGGCCCGTGCCGGTGATGACGACACAGCGCACTTCAGGGTCGGCGGCGAGCGGCCGCAGGAGGGTAAGGAACTCCTCGATCATGGCCGGGTTCACGGCGTTCGCCTTGGGCCGGTTCACCCGGATCGTAGCGACGGCGCCGTCACGCGTCACGTGCAGTACGGAGCGCTTCTCCTCAGGCATCCTGGCCTCGCTCATTCGGTCACTCCCTCGGCGGCCAGCGCCACCAGCTGCTCGTCGTTCAGGCCCAGCAGTTCGCGCAGCACCTCGTGCGTGTGCTCGCCGAGGAGAGGCGCGGGACGGTCGAGCCCGCCGGGTGTCTCGGCAAGCCGCGCGACGATGCCCTCGTGCCGGACCGGCCCGGTCAGGGGGTGGTCCAGTACGGGATAGAAGCCGCGGGCGGCCAGCTGTTCGTCGGCCTCGACAAGGTCCTGCCCGGTCGCCACGACTGCTGCCCCCACCCCCTCGGCCTGGAGCAGCTCGGCCAGCTCGTGACCGTCCTGCCGACTCGTCCACGCGGCGAGGGCCGCGTCGATCTCGTCCTCGTGCGTGCGCCTGACATTCACATCGCCTTCGGCGCAAGGGAGACCGGCGAGGTGCGCCAAGGTGCGCCACTGCGCTTCGTCCGTCACCGACACCGCCACCCATCGGTCGTCCCCGATCACCGGATACACGCCGTGTGGCACCGCATGGGGTGAACGGTTCGGGTGTGGAGGGGTCCGGGGATCGGGCGCGCCGGTGCCGAGGACGGGTTCCAGGGCCGCCGGGCCCATCGTCGCGGCCATCGCCTCCAGCTGTGACAGGTCCACGTGTCCGCCGGCGCCCCGGGCCAGCAGGTCGAGCGTGGCGAGCACCGCGGAATTGGCCGCGATCATGTCGCCGAGCCCGAACGTCAGGCCCTGTGGCGGGCCTCCCGGATCGCGGGTCTCACTGGACAGGCCCGACATGGCGGCGAGCGTGTCGGCGAATGTCACGGCGGTGCGCCAGGGCCCGGTCTGCCCGACTCCCGCCATCGACACCAGGATGACGTCCTCGTTCAGTGCGCGCAGCGAGGCGTAGTCCATGCCCCATCGGGCGAGCACGCCCGGGCTGAAGTTCTCCACGACGACGTCGCAGTGCGGGACCAGCTCGCGCAGCAGCCGGCGGCCCTCCTCGGTCCGCAAGTTCAGGGCGACGCCGCGCTTGTTGCGGTTGAAGTTGAGGAAGTAGCCACTGTCGTCGGGGTCGGAGCCCGGCCGTAGATGCATCGACGGCGCGAAGCGCGTGGGGTCCTGGCGGTGCCGCGACTCGATCTTGACGATGTCCGCACCGTGCTCTCCGAGCTGCTTGGTCACGTAGGGTCCGGCAAGCACCCAGGTGAGATCGAGGACCCTGACCCCTGCCAGAGCCTTGGACCGCGGCCCCCCGTCACGGCCGCGCGCCTTTCCCGGCCCCGACGTGGGCCATGGGGCTTCGCCCGGAGCGACCTGCCGGAGCGCGGACAGAGTAACCGGCCGGGGCAGCGCCGCCCACGGAAACCCGGCGTCCTCGACGCCGCCGTCCGGCAGCCCCGCACCGGTGATGGTGACGAGAGACGCGCGATCGCGCAGTTGCGGGTTGGCCGTAAGCCGCTCGGGCGGTGCCACCTCCGCCCATGGCAGGGCACGCTCCCTTGCCTCGGCGGCGAGCGCCGCCGCCGGGCGCCGCGCCGCGAACCGCTGCACGACAGCGTCCACGTGGGCGCGCTGCCGCCATCGGAACGCGGCGTCCTGC includes:
- a CDS encoding alcohol dehydrogenase catalytic domain-containing protein, producing the protein MRAVRFHAWGAAPVLDEVPEPVRAPGEVLVQVTAGGVSHLDATVATGDFELKPALPYVGGVEGAGTVLEADADSGLTPGTQVVLRGGGLGLLRDGTWAERVSVKRKAVTPLAAPLAPAVAASFFVPATTAYVALHDVARIGPDEDVVVVGAAGAVGAMVAQQALAAGARVTGVVGREDQLADVPKGAEAVTLEDAAGLARDRSASLLVDTLGGAGLVGRSRWVRQGGRAVVIGYVAGSGVELDLPSWLLDEVALVPVNMIRQERRAREVSGDLVRRLAEGELHLNVQEFGLADASTALDALRGGRVRGRAVLLPG
- a CDS encoding alpha/beta fold hydrolase, translated to MSIWTEISPTPFRVEYVDAGGVPTRTLRAGDPDAQAVVFLHGTSGHLEAFARNITAHAAYDLHAIDMLGHGYTGKPDKPYEIGDYVTHLLDYLDAVGVDSVHVVGESLGGWVGARAAIEHPERIRSLQLLCSGGTVANPEVMDRIRTSTKKAVTSDDIDLTRKRMRLLMADDASATEELVEVRHAIYHTPEFVAGVDNLLSLQDMERRQRNLLRPEHLARITQPTLVVWGRQNPFGDTPEATALHEGIRGSRLELFEDCGHWPQHEQAERYNPISLEFIAKAAG
- a CDS encoding alpha/beta fold hydrolase, with amino-acid sequence MSPAPESRYADGAGIRYHYHDLGSGPDTVFLHGGGPGCTAWSDFGPVAPLFAADRRCLLVDIHQYGKSEKSRIEGPMWDHHAARTVGLLDTLGVDRADFVCNSWGGTIALNLAAKYPDRVRSLVITGSMPVFYGPLAPLPENGHRGRTARDVYYGGEGPTREKMRQLITKLEWYDGAKLPEETLTLRYEQSLDEGERALAAMSDSPRGDWQDLTEELGRIQAPTLFMWGMQDAFLTPDYPLMLARMVPGGNLHVMDHASHHLQEERPEAYHSVVSGFLDSWN
- a CDS encoding SDR family NAD(P)-dependent oxidoreductase, encoding MICAHHIEEVTQAGPVLITGGTSGIGLAVAEAVARAGRPVVVTGRSAERCRTAGHRLGRTPGNTHLSLVADTTEPEALAEAVGLATDRWGPVTGLVTAAGRLARGSVLALTPDDFRAALDTNVIGTWLAIRAVLPGMLDAGHGRIVTIGSVLGSTGAPERGGYAATKGAVAALTRSVALEVAGTGVTVNCVAPGPVRTPMNEGDTSSDAAAQAAFTTKVPLGRWGRPEDVAHAVLPLLAAGSSFTTGAVVHVDGGYTAQ
- a CDS encoding enoyl-CoA hydratase/isomerase family protein; the encoded protein is MSEARMPEEKRSVLHVTRDGAVATIRVNRPKANAVNPAMIEEFLTLLRPLAADPEVRCVVITGTGRFFIAGADIAVMRDLSAANQAKMRRWIDVQRVIEQAPKPVVAAMNGHALGGGAELALACDLRVLSAEATFGFPEMRLGLFPGAGGSQRLPRLVGPHMAKRLMIEGEGLRPQRALELGLVDLVVEQTEFDTVVAERARRLAAQPTAAIGLLKRVVDEGYGLPVEQALEREERGVADLTGTADAAEGLQAFLDKRAPVFTGR
- a CDS encoding CaiB/BaiF CoA-transferase family protein; the protein is MVVTEPDATPLRVLDLTDELAFQGARLLVGIGAHVVRTDSGAGLGPAARAHWHAGKRWTPVRDAAELGALAAAADIVLESGPVARLRGLRRDGSSRWPHAVHVVVTPFGLTGPRRDWVGDDLILASAGGMTWLGGRPDGQPKPPPREQALQTAGAHAAIGALLAVVSGTPQLVDVSVQEATAATLETAALAWIHAGRFPVRNGGVYEHVAHRIFDAADGYVAGGYSGSDRMWTGLLAWMAEGGEADDLLDEHWQDAAFRWRQRAHVDAVVQRFAARRPAAALAAEARERALPWAEVAPPERLTANPQLRDRASLVTITGAGLPDGGVEDAGFPWAALPRPVTLSALRQVAPGEAPWPTSGPGKARGRDGGPRSKALAGVRVLDLTWVLAGPYVTKQLGEHGADIVKIESRHRQDPTRFAPSMHLRPGSDPDDSGYFLNFNRNKRGVALNLRTEEGRRLLRELVPHCDVVVENFSPGVLARWGMDYASLRALNEDVILVSMAGVGQTGPWRTAVTFADTLAAMSGLSSETRDPGGPPQGLTFGLGDMIAANSAVLATLDLLARGAGGHVDLSQLEAMAATMGPAALEPVLGTGAPDPRTPPHPNRSPHAVPHGVYPVIGDDRWVAVSVTDEAQWRTLAHLAGLPCAEGDVNVRRTHEDEIDAALAAWTSRQDGHELAELLQAEGVGAAVVATGQDLVEADEQLAARGFYPVLDHPLTGPVRHEGIVARLAETPGGLDRPAPLLGEHTHEVLRELLGLNDEQLVALAAEGVTE